tctcatccagttatcgccagctaacctgcgaagatcatcgctccacctagtctgagggcgtcctacgccacgcttgccgattcgcggtctccactcaagaactcgtttgccctagcggttattagttcTTCGACCAGCGGTTATCAGCGGTTATGAgttatggtattttgccgccccctaaatATGCCGCCCAGGGCGGACCGCCCAActactacgctacgccactgggtcatttctatagaaaattgTTTGGGGCAAGTGTCAAATCATAGACAAAAACGTAGTCAACCAATTTTATTCCTATGCCACCATGCAACCTTGTCTTAGTAAGTAATTTTGGCTTATGTCTGGTTCAcatattccagtaaaaccgttccaatagcatgacactgcggtgctcgatcgatctcgTGTAACTCGTTTCGAtagtgaccccgcaatgtatcgctactggcacgatCTTTCTgtaataatgtgaaccgggcagaatgtatcaaatgaagttaatatcACCGTGACACAGTTCTTTAGTTcacactttttaacccccgacgcaaaaagaggggtgttataagtttgaccgctgtgtatctgtgtgtctgtctgcagcaccgtagctcttaaacgggtgaaccgattttgattaaacatgtctaagaaccatcgctagaaaacctgctttcaattaaaaaaaacacattcaaatcggtccacccgtttaaagaaagaaagaaagatagaacaaatacaagacatacatgacgctatacaggtccccactcagcattatgccacggcaagccgtggcgctgattttcattGAGGACTTTATCTAAAaactaatttgaaataaaaattaaaaaatacttattagtaAATtatatggcaacaccggcttaaacagtttgagagctacggtgccacagacagacacacatagcggtcaaatttataacacccctctttttgcttcgggtgTGAAAAACGCTATGGCATAACATGAAGGACCAGAAACAAACAGAAAGCTATGGCACGTAGGCCATATTCTGCAATAGACAAGCTATGGTTGTTGATTGATCGACTGCAAACACTGCAATGAATACTGATTTTAGACGTCATGGGGATGAACCTGACGAAGAACACGTCTGTGATCCTGAACATATTCCACCTCCAGCGACATCCCGACGTGTATGAGGACCCCCTGACCTTCAAACCAGAGCGATTCCTAAAAACCACGAAAGCAGGGAATGCTTACAATTGGATCCCGTTCAGTGCTGGGCCTAGGAACTGCATAGGTATAATCACAAATTAATTCCAGTTGTAAAATAAACCATGCATCACGAAAGGAAACCAGTTACATATAACTTCCAAACCCATATACGTGTTGACTAATGTGATGTGATTACATACTGGGTGATTTGGGAGACGTTAGCAGGACCAATCTTACACCCTCAGTAATTTAATGCTTCACAGTCATATTAAAGTAAAACCCCTCACGGTTTTTTAATTGCCCTTCCTGCCGCAGAGTGAATAATGCACTTAGTATAAattgaatactttttgtatCCAGCGTTTGAAAATAACGTTATTTTCGCTAATTCTATAATTGCTAATTCTGTAGGATTGGGCTTCGCTCACGTCTCcggcacaatacaagtaatataggATACTTGTATTGTGTCTCCGGAATCGCCCTTTATAATTATGTGACTGCaacaatttagattttttatctTCACTTCCCTAAAACGACGTAACACCACACTCTCCGGCCAGAACTCCGCTTGCAGGACATCTACTCGTGTTTGTCAGGCACTTGCATTCTGAAGGGCGTAAAATTGTTTAACCCTGTTCGACTCGAAAGGTCGGTATACTACTGGACTTCCTGTAACCGAAACCGTGCTGTCTCAaacctgaggccttattgctGAACACTTAAAACCATAATCGCTTTCACAACTTCTATCTGCCACATGGCGTAGGATAAGCCTAGAAAGAGATTAATGCAATTGCGACCACCCaggcgttagacaatacagcttCTGCTCGAAGACCTTGCTTAATCATACAGCATATACCATACCCCTTATACCTACATAACGAAGATGATCTGTAGCCCACTACATACCTGTCACGGGTCATTGTGACCCactgtttttttaagttaaaatactTCTCGTATGTTACCAGGTCAAAAGTTCGCCATGATGGAGCTGAAAGTGACAGTGGCAGCGATAGTTCGACGCTTCCAACTGGCCTCATCTGGGATCGAACCAGAGCTCTGCGGGGCCCTCATCCTGAAGGCCAAGGATGGTGTTACCATCAAGATGAAACCCAGGATATAAACACGAAGCACTAAGTACTGTAGCAAAGGCTAGCGGAGCGAGGCCATATCGATGCCTTAGTTCACACTCGtactaattacaaaaaaaacaaatttaactttgttattgccatatattataaatgcaatttTGCGTCGTTTGCTCTTCTCAGATATCTGTAAAGCCTTCTGCTTCTATTAAAAACAATGTAACACCATAATACTAACTGCGACGGAGGCGTGTAATATTATACTaaaagtcattattttttttaaatgttatgaaTGTATACTATAAGTGATTTAAGGTTGATAGGCTTAAATTCAAAGAAATGTACATCAATCCTAAGAACATTTAGTCCCATCGAAAAGTTATACTTTCTTGTctgcaataataaattaagtagttTTAGTACAAAAAAAGTTGGGACACGTTTGTCAAAAGCGTTTTTATAAATCAATTAAGGACACTTCTGGTTGAACTTGTTATCTGCCCAAACATGTTATGCCATTTTAATACGATCCGTTCTAAAATGCATTGAAGATACAATTATTGTACTTAAGTGCCGATGGTTACATTGtatcctattattttattaagcatTGATGTGTTTACTTCTTTTAAAACGTTTTCACCCAATATAATAACATCTTGCGagctttattttgttatttaaatgtttattttgacgAGTCATATTCTTTACTGATTCATACTATAGTACTTCGCCAATGTCTTAACTGCATTGATTTCATACTTTTGACGTGCACACTTGTATTAGTTGAGGGGGCGGGCTACTTAAACATTAATTTTCAGTATAAAGActttataattgtaaataaatatttgacattATATAATGTCAAAGACCTATTCTAAGATAGAAAGTCATAAATTGAACATTTTTCCCCACCATTGATAAGATATTCAcgtacaaacataaaaaaatatctcctgtaaaatttacaaaagttTAATTAGTATGAGTGTGAACTAAGGCATCGATATTGTGATTAATGTTACTGTAAAACGGGTAATTTTGCTACAATgagagctatcgcgtatgaattcgccgctagatgcgctagtgtagcgtgaggtctccgaaatgtcaaatctcatagtttttgggtgaactacgcgggtttgtttataattattagaatactagctttcgcccggttggaatttggttatcgcgcgctgttccctcgggaactgtgcattttttcgggataaaaagtagcctacgtcactctcgggtccataaacCTATgccatctctatgccaaaaatcacgtctatCCGCCGCtacgttttgacgtgaaagacggacaaacatactcacattcatacaaacacacacactttcgcatttataatattagtaagtatttttgtgaatattttgcattacctacctgaaattaattatggcaattatgcgttacagggcaatgaatgtctgtgttttgagtcaGTTtggtctttcggaaacttttgtcctcccttttttccaaataaaacgggactacgcaacactgtggttgctcgatatttttggggtacggttttaaggtgtatgattttaatctaaactttgttttcacgcccataataacagactttgaaagccacacttaaaaacctcacgcaacagtggcgccatctagaaagacaaaaaacgatagccctaatTGGGGCTTTCTTTTATGTCGACAGACTCTTGACAAAGTAGTCGTGGTTATCGGTTAAGCATTAaaagtgaaccttcatgacaactttcttggaAAAATTGTGTGAATTGGAAAATTTTATTAAGATCTGTATAGACTagtagtttttaagtaatcaTTACCTATTAATACGACAAttaacattaaactattgtaactAAGATTAATTAAATACACTGAATAGCAAAGGaaactttaataaattaaaccaacttcaaaaacccatgacagtatttttctaccagtttttGGTTGGCGCCTCAGCACAAGCTagcatgttttttttggaatcggtTCAAATGTTtccttgtatattttttaacacactATTCTCAACTTTATCCTATataaccaatttagataaaattaaaaacccgatattgttgttttgaaattcaataaggaccagtacagacggattgcattccaactgcaacgtaacttgCAACTTCCGACCGCCGATACAGTTTTCATTGCAGTTCCATTGaagtcggcacaactgcacacTGGCTGTGATTGAATGCCTTTCTTCTACGCCTGCCTAAAACGCATTTTGCCTATTTTTGTTCGCGGCCTAAAACGCTTATAGTATAAAACGCTAACATCCCGAATTAGTCCAATTGCGTATTAGGTACATTATAGATACAGGCGTTATGCAAAATAGACTAACAGCAAATTAGACGGATTAACTATATCGCTTAAATGCCTACAAGATAATGAAGTTTAGGCAAAACGCGAATTAGTCCAATTGCGTGTTAGGCACATTATAGATATAGGCGTTATGCAAAATGGACTAACAGCGACATAGACGGATTACTACATGGCCTAATGCCTACTTGAGACTGAAGTTTAGGCAAAACGCAACATAGGCAAAATGCGTTTTAGGCAGGCGTAGAAGAAAGGAATTAATGTATGGGCAGTtggcagttgcggttacgttgcagttgtaattcagtccgtctgtactggccctaagacagatagacattggTTTAAAGCTTATATTATAACACCcgtatttttgcgtcgggggttaaacaaAGGAACATAAATCTGGAATCAGCTAAATTGGCTAGATCTCGAACTCGCTCACACTTGTAGATTGTTGTAGAGGCttgaaagtaagcaatagatgaacgagttattttgaaggccgacccgaagggCTAGATAGATggctattgcacttttggccgagactaaacattatgcttttcacgatcactgcaaggaaataaaaaatatttatcacaaaacaaacaataagaatcCAATGACTGCTTTTTGCTCCCGCCTCTCTTTaccagcccggataataccgacatggaaatacagaaacattttttttgtcagttatacacgagtttgtatgggCATTAACACgaataatcgggtcggtattatccgggtcgGTAAATATGTCACCCCTCCCGCCgattttatagtttttcttttgtgattttttttaaacgagtccattcttagtggccagtacgcaaccaaatatttaaaaaatatgtgtatgtttcgccatgtctgtctgtctgtcctgaTCTGTTGGCTTTGCTCCAAGACTATCAATGTTGGAatgctgtaatttggcacggatatattatgtagcaactacctataaaaataatttggatAGAATAattggaacaaatattatttattaggtcgtcGAAAACGCacttattaggtgatcaataaaatcatacccataAGAATGtatgaacaaaaaaagtatgaggaaaaaaattatgaagagatATCATTATGAACAAAAATCGTAAAGtagtacttataataaaaaataggaatgtCTATGCTACGCAGCCCATCTCTACGGCGCGGATGGCAACACCAGCGCGCGACGCCCGCGCCCCTCCCTTCTTGACTCAGCGAGCTCACGCGGCGCGTCCGCTCTcccatattttaattatatttttattgtaatttcgaCTGATTAAACCAGTCTACCTATGTCATCCACAAGTTTAATTTAACTCATCATAGGGCTAGATCCCAcaatggtccttcgaaccggatccCGGGGAGCATGTCTATGCTACGCAGCCCATCTCTACGGTGCGGATGGCAACACCAGCGCGCGACGCCCGCGCCCCTCCGTTCTTGACTCGGCTAGCTCACGCGGCGCGTCCGCTCtcccatatttttaattatatttttgtaattccgACTGATTAAACCAGTCTACCTATGTCATctacaagttttatttaactcaACATAGGGCTAGATCCCACaaggaataagaattttatgagtcaatatggacccccCATTCATCGGCTACACCGACAAGTGTAACTTAAATAAGAAGAagatctcccatagacgtaaagtgggggtaatttttttttctcgactaaccctatagtgtgggatatcgttggataggctttgaaaaccattggggggttgaaAAGACGATTTTctgattcagtgatctgtttgcgaaatattcaactttaaagtgcaaatcgTCGCTGGAAAGCAAGAATGATGTAACccttaaaattttaactttagACTAGAGTCAAAATACTgaagcaaataaattaaaaaaatcgtatctTCTAATAGTACAAaggttttttcacttctcatgctagatctaggcgacataatatGACTTttaatgctctagtgcataaagta
Above is a window of Choristoneura fumiferana chromosome 2, NRCan_CFum_1, whole genome shotgun sequence DNA encoding:
- the LOC141445635 gene encoding probable cytochrome P450 4d20, yielding MVYSLYCIANHPDVQRKVLEEQKEILGDDSEREPTYAELQQMKYLDCVIKESLRLYPSVPLIQRLMTKDIDVMGMNLTKNTSVILNIFHLQRHPDVYEDPLTFKPERFLKTTKAGNAYNWIPFSAGPRNCIGQKFAMMELKVTVAAIVRRFQLASSGIEPELCGALILKAKDGVTIKMKPRI